In Gopherus flavomarginatus isolate rGopFla2 chromosome 1, rGopFla2.mat.asm, whole genome shotgun sequence, a single genomic region encodes these proteins:
- the LOC127050329 gene encoding protein p13 MTCP-1-like, which yields MQAIPSPPDRLWAWCPGVYHDEQGQVWVAVLRKDPETGILRARVRAEQVLLGDSWTQSQFPLSPLPHLWQWCSRGLYRAVGGIGEDEWWLESHQVVSGVPEILLCQLHR from the exons ATGCAGGCTATTCCTTCTCCTCCTGACCGACTATGGGCCTGGTGCCCAGGAGTATACCATGATGAGCAGGGCCAGGTGTGGGTGGCTGTGCTCAGGAAA GATCCAGAGACGGGCATCCTGCGGGCCAGGGTGCGAGCTGAGCAGGTCCTTCTGGGGGATTCCTGGACTCAGAGTCAGTTCCCCCTCTCACCCCTACCCCATCTCTGGCAGTGGTGCTCTCGTGGGCTTTACCGTGCAGTTGGGGGGATAGGAGAAGATGAATGGTGGCTGGAAAGCCATCAGGTG gTCTCTGGTGTTCCAGAGATACTTCTCTGCCAACTACACAGATGA